The following are from one region of the Prevotella communis genome:
- a CDS encoding tetratricopeptide repeat protein: MRRYSYILLMVVVSLLMTACSVQKNTAKSRFWQSFTAKYNTYYNGSQAYIDGSREKEKGNKDNFTEQLPLFTVGNKNSRSIGKGNFDRSIEKMEKTIKQHSIKAKPEWNKTRRKTAKDKEWLGRREYNPFLWKAWLLMGQAQYQKGEFEEAAATFSYMSRLYQTQPMENAMARAWLARCYTELDWIYDAEDVIRNMSRDSIHYRAQNDWDNVYAGYYLKTGEFEKAIPYLRKTIRHEHRKTQKAREWYIMGQIQTAIGKREEAYKAYQRVIRQNPPYELEFNARIAQTEVMAKGNYKKMISRLKRMARSDNNKDYLDQVYYAIGNIYLMQKDTTQAIAAYEKGNTKATRSGIEKGVLLLKLGDLYWVLEKYNDAQRCYGEAIGLLDKERDDYEMLSKRSKILDELVPFTDAVHLQDSLQELANMPEKERLAAIDRVIEALKKKEKEERDKALEAEVERVQQKQGAVGNRNQATRPTTPQSTPPTNGQWYFYNQMAVNQGKQTFQKQWGKRENADDWQRTNKTVVGNLNMESAQEVPDSLGSLENPENPDVAESQDSLSAEADTLANDPHNREYYLAQIPFTDEQKAESDLIIMDGLYNAGVIFKDKLENYGLAEKQLTRLTYQYPTYEQMDKAWYHLFLLYSRKGQTDLADSCLARMKENYPESELTILLSNPYFEENARFGEHIEDSIYAATYDAFKEGRHDVITANAKLSAERFPLGENRPKFIFLNGLSLLNQGDASGCVAELKTVVEKYPKSEVSEMAGMIIKGVQEGRTLTGGTFDIDDFWSRRDLTMAQDSTSTDTLSADRNVPFTFLLAFQPDSVNENQLLYEMARFNFSNFLVRNFDLEIERQQGFDRMMIRGFMNFDEAQQYARQLYQSDTMSRMLRHCRSLVISDHNLTLIGTRFSYKDYDEFYERTFMPLQISNEELLNIPPDLQIINPEDAEPEVKEEEEETDDTDDFDLW; this comes from the coding sequence ATGCGCAGATACTCATACATACTATTAATGGTCGTCGTCAGCCTGCTGATGACGGCTTGTTCTGTGCAGAAAAACACGGCCAAGAGTCGCTTCTGGCAATCATTCACGGCGAAATACAACACTTACTATAATGGCTCGCAAGCCTATATCGACGGCTCCAGGGAGAAAGAGAAGGGCAACAAGGACAACTTCACCGAACAGTTGCCCCTCTTCACCGTTGGCAACAAGAACAGTCGTTCGATAGGAAAAGGTAATTTCGACCGTTCTATAGAGAAGATGGAGAAAACCATCAAGCAACACTCTATCAAGGCAAAACCCGAATGGAACAAGACACGCCGCAAGACCGCAAAGGACAAGGAGTGGCTAGGACGCAGGGAGTACAACCCGTTCCTGTGGAAGGCATGGCTCTTGATGGGTCAGGCCCAATACCAGAAAGGTGAGTTTGAAGAGGCCGCAGCCACCTTCAGTTATATGTCACGCCTCTACCAGACACAACCCATGGAGAATGCCATGGCCCGTGCCTGGCTGGCCCGCTGCTATACGGAGCTCGACTGGATTTACGATGCCGAGGATGTGATCCGCAACATGAGCCGCGACTCCATCCATTACCGGGCACAAAACGATTGGGACAATGTCTATGCCGGCTATTATCTGAAGACTGGCGAATTTGAAAAGGCTATCCCCTATCTGCGCAAGACCATCAGGCACGAGCACCGCAAGACACAGAAAGCCCGTGAGTGGTATATCATGGGCCAGATACAGACGGCTATCGGCAAGCGCGAGGAAGCCTACAAGGCCTATCAGAGGGTGATACGCCAGAATCCGCCCTACGAACTGGAGTTCAATGCCCGTATTGCCCAGACCGAGGTCATGGCAAAGGGCAACTACAAGAAAATGATCAGTCGTCTGAAGCGCATGGCACGCTCAGACAACAACAAAGACTATCTGGACCAGGTTTATTACGCCATTGGCAATATCTACCTGATGCAGAAAGATACCACACAGGCTATCGCTGCCTATGAGAAAGGCAATACGAAAGCCACACGCAGCGGTATAGAGAAAGGTGTGCTGCTGCTTAAACTGGGCGACCTCTACTGGGTGCTCGAGAAATACAATGATGCGCAGCGCTGCTATGGCGAGGCTATCGGACTGCTTGACAAGGAACGTGACGACTATGAGATGCTGTCCAAGCGCTCAAAAATCCTTGACGAGCTGGTACCGTTTACCGATGCCGTCCACCTGCAGGACTCCCTGCAGGAGTTGGCCAACATGCCCGAGAAAGAGCGCTTGGCTGCTATCGACCGTGTCATCGAGGCCCTGAAGAAGAAGGAGAAGGAGGAGCGCGACAAAGCCCTTGAGGCCGAGGTGGAGCGCGTCCAGCAGAAGCAAGGTGCCGTGGGTAACCGCAACCAGGCCACCCGTCCCACCACCCCACAGTCAACTCCCCCCACCAACGGTCAGTGGTATTTCTACAACCAGATGGCCGTGAACCAAGGTAAACAGACGTTCCAGAAACAATGGGGCAAGCGTGAGAATGCCGACGACTGGCAGCGCACGAACAAGACCGTTGTAGGTAATCTGAACATGGAAAGCGCACAGGAAGTTCCCGATAGCCTGGGCAGTTTGGAAAACCCGGAGAACCCGGATGTTGCGGAGAGCCAAGACAGTCTTTCTGCCGAGGCCGACACACTGGCCAACGACCCGCACAACCGCGAGTACTACCTGGCACAGATACCCTTTACCGATGAACAGAAAGCCGAGAGCGACCTGATCATCATGGATGGTCTGTATAATGCCGGCGTTATCTTCAAGGATAAACTGGAGAACTACGGTCTGGCCGAGAAGCAGCTGACCCGCCTGACTTACCAGTATCCCACCTACGAACAGATGGACAAGGCCTGGTATCACCTCTTCCTGCTCTACTCCCGCAAGGGACAGACCGACCTTGCCGACAGTTGTCTGGCACGCATGAAGGAAAACTACCCGGAAAGTGAGTTGACCATCCTGCTCAGCAATCCCTATTTCGAGGAGAACGCCCGATTTGGCGAACATATAGAGGACTCCATCTATGCTGCCACCTATGATGCTTTCAAGGAGGGCAGACATGACGTCATCACGGCCAATGCCAAGCTATCGGCCGAACGTTTCCCCTTGGGCGAGAACCGTCCGAAGTTCATCTTCCTCAACGGACTCAGCCTGCTGAACCAGGGCGATGCTTCCGGTTGCGTGGCAGAACTGAAGACCGTGGTTGAGAAATATCCGAAGAGTGAGGTGTCCGAGATGGCCGGCATGATTATCAAAGGCGTACAGGAAGGTCGCACGCTGACTGGCGGCACCTTCGACATTGACGACTTCTGGTCGCGCCGTGACCTGACCATGGCTCAGGACTCCACCTCTACCGACACCCTTTCAGCCGACCGTAACGTACCGTTCACTTTCCTGCTGGCATTCCAGCCTGATTCCGTCAACGAGAACCAGTTGCTCTACGAGATGGCACGCTTCAACTTCTCCAACTTCCTGGTGCGCAACTTCGACCTGGAGATAGAGCGCCAGCAAGGCTTTGACCGCATGATGATTCGCGGTTTCATGAATTTCGACGAAGCCCAGCAATATGCCCGACAGCTGTATCAGTCGGACACCATGTCGCGCATGTTGCGCCATTGTCGCAGCCTGGTCATCAGCGACCACAACCTGACGCTCATCGGCACCCGATTCAGTTATAAAGACTATGACGAGTTCTACGAGCGCACGTTCATGCCGCTGCAAATCAGCAATGAGGAACTGCTCAATATTCCGCCCGACCTCCAGATTATCAACCCCGAGGATGCTGAACCCGAGGTCAAGGAAGAGGAGGAAGAAACTGACGATACAGATGATTTCGACCTTTGGTAA